The Montipora capricornis isolate CH-2021 chromosome 3, ASM3666992v2, whole genome shotgun sequence genome window below encodes:
- the LOC138041197 gene encoding uncharacterized protein, with protein MKNNSKVGNYSQRTDSYGAQSSMREEKQANDKALDNALQNVKRQGYFNSKFDSRTPLSLHHPISMETEISSLLFKAREDESATDFKQILSAFEKARSPRNQTSLRKHLNQKGNETHGEKAIKLALEKNTLPEAIKRRTETHFYSSCFSIFEPNVSSRNEEVEDSRARSSLAWSRYVFPATLMEFPRKFPERKTVISCQPEQKRERIINRKKDTLKPATYRDFNSSVQRQSSGERTPSQILYPLHHGH; from the coding sequence ATGAAGAACAATTCTAAAGTTGGCAATTATTCTCAGAGAACAGATTCTTACGGAGCACAGTCCTCTATGCGCGAAGAAAAACAAGCCAATGACAAAGCATTGGACAACGCTCTTCAAAATGTGAAAAGACAAGGGTATTTTAATTCAAAGTTTGATTCCCGCACACCTTTGTCATTGCACCATCCTATCTCCATGGAAACCGAAATCTCGAGTTTACTTTTCAAGGCTAGAGAGGATGAATCCGCAACggatttcaaacaaattttaagTGCATTTGAAAAAGCTCGTTCCCCAAGAAATCAGACGAGCTTAAGAAAGCACTTAAACCAGAAAGGAAATGAAACCCATGGCGAGAAAGCGATTAAGTTGGCGCTTGAAAAAAACACGCTGCCAGAGGCAATAAAGAGACGCACAGAGACGCATTTttattcttcatgtttttccatttttgagcCAAACGTTTCATCAAGAAATGAAGAGGTCGAAGATTCACGTGCACGGAGTTCGCTAGCGTGGAGCAGGTATGTATTTCCAGCTACACTGATGGAGTTTCCTCGGAAGTTTCCTGAGCGCAAGACCGTTATTTCATGTCAACCAGAGCAGAAACGCGAGAGAATAATAAACAGGAAGAAAGATACGTTGAAACCAGCAACATACAGAGATTTCAACAGCTCTGTGCAACGCCAATCATCTGGGGAAAGGACGCCATCCCAAATCTTGTACCCATTACATCACGGACATTGA
- the LOC138042537 gene encoding synaptotagmin-2-like: MAVKLSLVLAVVIGVASALVAALLAVLCKCCWVWLRYRKTYRGRSLKQETYYIHQKGRWPKEITYQTYENGSVADSLSSGEDPYIIETPGDFGKLQFSIEYNKEEKVIIIGLVQAKGIICRTNLPTALIYLLVQICKDEEILAEKEIEKQKMTFVPQWNEELLFSFGDHAIETLSLHIQVMEVDAFSNMHVIGQVLLSLDEAELDKTQPKWYDITPGLPQGASHEHAGELLVSLNYFPTTQRLTIVILKARNLKIETQTGLWGPSVRVFLMVNRERLGRKRTAMQKKTLNPVYNEAFTFKVTSETLQKVTFKLTVVNKLSQGPDQTVGHVLLGQNVIGSGVSHWNHMLASLRKPVAMWHPVIPET, encoded by the exons A TGGCCGTGAAGCTATCTTTGGTCTTAGCAGTGGTAATCGGGGTGGCCTCGGCCCTAGTTGCCGCGTTGCTCGCTGTCCTTTGCAAGTGCTGCTGGGTCTGGTTGCGTTATCGCAAAACGTATCGCGGGCGCAGCCTTAAACAAGAGACATACTACATTCACCAGAAAGGAAGATGGCCGAAGGAAATTACTTATCAGACTTACGAGAACGGCTCTGTGGCTGACAGTCTTTCTAGTGGAGAAGACCCGTACATTATTGAAACACCCGGAGACTTCGGGAAACTTCAATTCTCAATTGAATACAACAAGGAAGAAAAAGTTATCATCATTGGTCTGGTTCAGGCGAAGGGAATCATTTGCCGAACGAACTTACCAACAGCTTTAATTTATCTGCTAGTACAAATTTGTAAGGACGAAGAAATTTTAGCAGAGAAGGAAATTGAGAAACAAAAAATGACGTTTGTCCCGCAATGGAATGAAGAGTTGTTATTCTCGTTCGGTGACCACGCAATTGAAACACTCTCACTCCACATTCAGGTGATGGAGGTGGACGCGTTTTCAAACATGCATGTGATTGGTCAGGTGTTGCTTTCGCTGGACGAGGCTGAACTTGATAAAACGCAGCCCAAGTGGTACGACATTACGCCGGGTCTGCCACAG GGGGCAAGCCACGAACACGCTGGTGAGTTGCTCGTCTCCTTGAACTACTTTCCTACGACTCAACGTCTCACTATCGTCATTCTCAAGGCGAGAAACCTGAAAATAGAGACGCAGACTGGTTTATGGG GTCCCTCTGTAAGAGTTTTTTTAATGGTAAACAGAGAAAGACTGGGGCGAAAGCGGACAGCCATGCAGAAAAAGACTTTAAATCCAGTTTACAACGAAGCTTTTACTTTCAAAGTTACTTCGGAAACGCTACAGAAAGTTACTTTCAAACTCACTGTTGTTAACAAGCTTTCGCAAGGCCCTGATCAAACGGTTGGCCATGTGCTTCTTGGGCAGAATGTAATCGGAAGTGGCGTTTCGCACTGGAATCACATGCTCGCTTCGTTGAGGAAACCTGTGGCTATGTGGCATCCTGTAATTCCAGAAACTTGA
- the LOC138042535 gene encoding kelch-like protein 12: MGSILSKCSCTSAASEREVPLQPSNVEISITTSNDGNDLRGLQAGQEKVSSEEPKSLKMSYQLFVLETLNRYRQENRFTDFTIRVNGKNFPVHRNVLAASSNFFSDLFSESDSSQPTDCEFEKVDPSTMENILNILYTGKCKLDELNNLSVLSLAETLGVQELFTKFAELLQGNKISVTKLRVLNSNNQDAVLTRLSSFQTKGLFCDVTLTTRSGKVVPVHKNVLAAVSCYFEGLFRSEMREVHEKNVDFGVIDETVVEELLNFVYIGEINISFHNARNLLQASDYLLIEHLKRRIIDFVKDSSTLLNFWLVYSLVRSFDCLDEVYQEMVNFVSIHFWSIAHSSEFLCITEQDVRWFLSNDDILSSEAQMLECLIRWYRHSLEDRKESFRRLLNLIHMGSIPDQYLKRLVADQGIDELTRFSGYRLDDDVPIEDILKTSAYHNVVLFGLTHRLHYTHSYNLCYWLPFAGPWSLIARIPHNKSMLANGTPLVYTSSGLYVQVPWNNPKLAFHRNPLTARHLMPNSGVAPTTDIEPSAPMTFDCAAVTMGKFIYLIGGMSMQEVTEVKTVQRYDVEKQTWSPVADMLEPRYELSAVNFKNRYIFVFGGTDGSSHRECLKTVERYDPHIDRWSYVSSMHQPRSSAFAFVHNEKIYVIGGERGEDVIPTDCELYDPVTDDWQVARVQVNTLYMPKGQTEQGSFLYHPTTENRELNAGCAGGLSVLSSTTAQQDQEGRLDEAKITRPYVTCINGSIVILDFSTCADGQRRADFYFVDPDSGNFRILQSLFAWPTDISYGAVMPLSRRDMMKALKDYSVHDGSIDNL, translated from the coding sequence ATGGGTAGTATCTTGTCCAAATGCTCGTGTACTTCTGCCGCTTCCGAGAGGGAGGTTCCACTGCAACCAAGTAATGTGGAGATATCCATCACAACAAGCAACGATGGAAATGATCTAAGGGGATTGCAGGCAGGTCAAGAGAAAGTCAGCAGTGAGGAACCAAAATCTCTCAAGATGTCATACCAGTTGTTTGTCCTTGAAACTCTTAACAGATATCGACAGGAGAATCGTTTCACTGATTTCACCATCAGAGTCAATGGCAAGAATTTTCCTGTCCACAGAAATGTCTTGGCTGCTAGTTCTAATTTCTTCAGTGATCTGTTTTCTGAAAGTGACTCCTCTCAACCAACTGACTGTGAGTTTGAAAAAGTTGACCCAAGCACTATGGAAAATATTCTTAACATCCTGTACACTGGAAAATGCAAACTGGATGAGCTCAATAATTTATCAGTGCTTTCCTTAGCAGAGACTTTGGGTGTGCAAGAGTTATTTACTAAATTTGCCGAACTCCTGCAGGGAAACAAAATATCTGTTACCAAGCTAAGAGTGCTTAATTCCAATAATCAAGATGCTGTTTTGACAAGGTTGTCATCATTTCAAACAAAGGGTTTGTTTTGTGATGTTACCTTGACAACACGTAGTGGCAAAGTTGTACCAGTTCACAAGAATGTGCTAGCAGCGGTTAGCTGTTATTTTGAAGGACTCTTTAGGTCAGAAATGAGAGAGGTTCATGAAAAGAATGTCGACTTTGGAGTCATAGATGAGACAGTTGTTGAAGAGTTGTtaaattttgtttacattggagagatcaacatttcatttcataatGCAAGGAATTTGCTGCAGGCTAGCGATTATCTTTTAATAGAGCACTTGAAAAGACGAATTATTGATTTTGTAAAGGACTCTTCAACATTGCTAAACTTTTGGCTGGTATATTCCCTTGTTAGAAGTTTTGATTGTTTGGATGAGGTGTACCAAGAAATGGTGAATTTTGTATCCATTCACTTTTGGAGCATTGCACATTCAAGCGAATTTCTGTGTATCACAGAGCAAGATGTTAGGtggtttctttcaaatgatGACATTTTATCCAGCGAAGCTCAAATGTTGGAATGTTTAATTCGATGGTATAGGCATTCACTAGAAGACAGGAAGGAATCATTTAGGAGACTTTTGAATCTTATTCACATGGGTAGTATTCCAGATCAGTACCTTAAGAGGCTTGTTGCAGATCAAGGCATCGATGAGCTGACAAGATTCTCCGGATACAGACTGGACGATGATGTTCCAATTGAGGATATCTTGAAGACTTCAGCCTACCACAATGTGGTCTTGTTTGGTTTGACACATAGGCTACATTACACTCACTCCTACAATCTCTGCTACTGGCTTCCATTTGCTGGTCCGTGGTCTCTTATTGCTCGCATTCCACATAACAAGTCAATGTTGGCCAATGGCACCCCTCTTGTTTATACCAGCTCTGGATTGTATGTGCAAGTTCCTTGGAACAACCCAAAGCTTGCATTCCACAGAAATCCTTTGACGGCCCGTCATCTTATGCCAAATTCAGGAGTGGCTCCCACCACAGacatagagccttctgcaccCATGACCTTTGACTGTGCAGCCGTGACTATGGGCAAATTCATCTACTTGATAGGAGGAATGTCCATGCAGGAGGTCACAGAAGTCAAAACAGTACAGCGGTATGATGTTGAGAAACAGACCTGGTCACCAGTAGCGGACATGCTTGAGCCTCGGTACGAGCTAAgtgcggtcaacttcaaaaacagGTACATCTTTGTGTTTGGAGGCACTGATGGGTCATCTCATAGGGAGTGTTTAAAGACGGTAGAAAGGTACGACCCACACATTGATCGCTGGTCGTATGTTAGTTCCATGCACCAGCCGCGATCCAGTGCCTTTGCGTTTGTCCACAATGAGAAAATCTATGTGATTGGCGGAGAGCGAGGTGAAGACGTGATTCCGACGGATTGCGAGCTCTACGATCCTGTGACGGACGATTGGCAAGTGGCGAGAGTACAGGTGAACACGCTGTACATGCCTAAGGGACAAACGGAGCAAGGGTCCTTTCTTTATCACCCAACCACTGAGAACAGAGAACTCAACGCAGGATGTGCGGGTGGGCTGTCTGTGTTGTCGAGCACCACAGCACAGCAGGACCAAGAGGGGAGGCTCGATGAAGCAAAGATCACAAGACCTTACGTTACTTGTATCAATGGATCCATCGTGATTCTCGATTTCAGCACATGCGCAGACGGCCAGCGCAGAGCAGATTTTTATTTTGTGGACCCGGATTCAGGaaattttagaattttacaATCTTTGTTTGCGTGGCCGACTGATATCTCTTACGGTGCCGTAATGCCTCTGAGCCGGAGAGACATGATGAAGGCTCTCAAGGACTATTCTGTTCATGATGGTTCTATAGAcaatttgtaa